GGCATGGTGCTGGGCGGCCTCATCCGCACCCGCAACCGCCCCGAGGCCATGGGCCAGGCGCTGCACCAGCCGCTGCGCTCGGTCCCCACCAGCACGCAGCGGAGCCGCAGCCAGGGCGGGCACATCCAGGCGCATCAGGTCATGCAGCCGACGGCCAACCCTTCCCTCGTGGCGGAGCTGGCCACCCGCCGCCGTGCCCACCAGGCCGTGGCCCGCCAGCTCGCCACCCAGCTCGCGGCCATCCGGGACGCGACGGAGCAGCGCTTCCGCAAACAGACCGAGGGGCGGCTGGATCGCGGTCGGCTGGTGGCTGCTGTCACTGGGCAGGACACCGTGCGCACCCGCACGCAGATCCACCCGGCCACCCGCTTCGCGGCCTCGGTCGCGGTGGATATGTCCGGCTCGATGAGCCACGCCATCCAGAGCGCGGCGCTGTATGATGCGGTGCGCGTCTTAGGCGACACCTTCGACCAGCTGGATATCCCCTTCGAGGTGCGGGCCTTCGGCACCCACACGGCGCAGATGAAGAGCATCGGCGACCCGGCCTTTGACGAGCAGCGGGCGGCGGCGCTGGCCTCGTGGAGCGGCGGCGGGACGCGGCTGCTGGAGACCGCCCAGCTGACCACCACGGCGCTCCAGGGCTGCCCGGAGCGCAACAAGATCAGCATCACGCTGACCGACGGCGATCTGGGCGACCACAACGAGACCGTGGCCCAGCTGGCCGAGGCGCGGAAACAGGGCATCGTGACCTTCGGGCTGTTCTTCGGCACCCATGCCAGCGCGGACCGGATGGACGAGCTGTACGGCGTCGGCAACTGGACCACCATCAATGAGCTCTCCGACATGCCGACCCAGGTCGGGCGGCGACTGGCCACCATCTTCAAGCGGCTTCAGCCGCACTAGACAGAAGGAGTTTCATCATGACCACCCCGATCCTGCTGGCCCCCGGCCACGTGTATGTGCCGCACCTCGGCACCGGCATCCAGTACGCCCCCGGCGTGGCCACGCTCTATCAGGGCGGCGACGCCATCGCCCAGGCCGCGCACGACTGCCCGACGGCGTGGGCCTTCTGGTACGACCTGGCCTTCGCGCGGGTGTTTCCCCAGGTGCAAACGTGGTGGTTCCGCTCGCTCTGGACGCAGCGGGCGCGTTTCAGCCGCGCCCAGGGCATGCTGGACGCGACGACGGTCTACGGCTACGTGCAGTACCTCGATGAGGAGACGCCGGGGGACATGTGGACCATCCACGACGGCGGCGATCACTGGGCGTTGGATGTGCCCTACCCGCCCAACGAGGTGCAGCCGATCAACCTGCCGCTGCGCTACGCCCTGGCCCAGGCCGTGGTCGGCGTGCAGAACGATGACATCCAGGCGGACACCTGGTACACCCTGACCAGCACGGTAGAGCGCCTTGAGCTCTCCGACGCGCTGCCGACGGACGAGCGGGGCTGCACCGCGCTCCTGCCGCGCCGCATGGGCATGCTCATCGCCCCGCTGATCGACGACGACCCGATCCCCGACCAGCGGCCCATCCGCCTGGCCGGGATCGACGCCCACGACCCCCGCGCCGCCTGGTGCCGCCGTATGGGGCTGACGCCGGGGGCGTAGGGACGACCTCACACGCGAAACGAGCAGCGGCCCCGTGCACAGGATGCGCGGGGCCGCTGGGGATGATTGCACTACCCCAGGTAACGATCAGACCATCGCTGGGGGCGGGGACGGATGGGTGCCGGGGGGAGGCATGCGGCGCAGACGCGCGGGGATGCGGTGTCGTTGGGCGCATGGTGGGGGCGCGCTGCGCATGGCCAATCCATGGTACGTGCTGCGAATAGTTGACAACCCAAAGCAATGCGAGTACGATCGCAGCGCTGTTCTCCCAACCGTGTTTTGGCCGTGGGTGCCTGTCGTGGCCCGCCGTGGTGGCGTGCCTGGTATCGTGGCGTGTGAAGGAGTGGTCCATGGGTTTGCACCGACGTTCGTTCCGCGCGTTCATCCACCTGCTGGTGTGCATGACCCTGCTCCTGCCGACCGCGCCAGCGGCCCCGGCCCACGCTGCTCCGGTGGCCGCGCCGCCCGCCGCGCCGCGCCCCGCGCCCGCGCTGGCCGTGGGGACCGAGCCGACCAAGCCCGCCGATGCCAAATCAACGGGCATGCCGACGAGCAAGATTGACGTGCTGCGCAAAGATTATGGTGGGCAGCAGATGGCGGGCGGCATCCTGGATGGGACCTTCACGCTCACCGCAACAGACACCTATACTATCCCGGGCACCTTTGATCTTCCTTTTCCTAAGTCCGGCACCTATGGTACCCCATATGAATTTACCATCCCCGCTGGGATGCCGCGTGATAGTATTGATTTCGATATGGTCATGACCAATGGAAAATCGCTCGGTCATGAAGCGTATATTCAATGGCGGGCACCCAATACAACTGTGTGGAATCCGCCATCCTACTCAAATCTGCATACCGAAGGTGTATGGGTTTCTGACGGGAAAGGCTTTAAAGACGATACCAAAGATATTCATGGCGTGATTGGGAGCTTAGTTTCCGAAGATCAACCCGTCGATGTGCGCATCGGCTGCCATATTGATAATCGCTATGATCTGCTTGATTACGCGGCATCATGCAAGGTTTCCAATATTCGCCTGCATCGCGATTTGCCAAAGGAATGGGCCGCATTCTTTGATGACAATCGCTCTTCTCCCCATTGGTCAATACAGACCACCGATGTCATTACCACCGGTGTGACCTCCCGTAGGGGGGCGTCGAGTTTCATTTCGTTGCGGAGCATCACCCATCCTGCGGTTCCCGTCAAGTCGCTGAAACTCCGCTCTCCCACCACCACCTTCCCGAAACTCCTGAGCACGAGTGTGGTTACCACCAGCGTTTGGTGGGCGCGCACCTTCATTGCACCGCCAACCACTGGGAACGACAGCGGAAGGTTCTATGTCCGATTCCATGAGGCAGGAACGACCAGCACTTGGACCCTCCTCCAGATTAATTCCATAAGCACCCCAACCGCAACGCCGTGGCAGCACGCCACGAGTTCCGCGCTGAGTAAACCCAATGATCTTGCAGGAAAAGTCGGGTGGTTCGAGATCCAAAAAGATCATGGGAACCTGAATGAGGTGTTCAGCTTTGACGACCTTTAGCTATTTGTCAATGGCACCTCGCTCCAGACCTTCCCGGTCTATCAGGATCGCAATGCGGGCACGTGTCCCTGCAAGGGCGATGGGGGCAACACGCCGGTCGTGTTCACGCTCCACCCGGTCAACACCTTCACCGGCTCGCTCTACGAGCGCTTCACCGATCTTTCGGTCCCCACGTCCGGCCAGTCGCTGACACTGAGCCGCAGCTACAGCTCGCTGCTCACCCAGCCTGCCCTGCTGGCCGATGGCATGCTCAGCCCCGGCTGGCGGCACAATTTCGATGAGCGCCTGACCTTTGCCGACCAGCCGGGCGGTGAGGCGGGGATGGTGATCTACGAGACGGCCAGCAGCAGCCGCCTGCGCTTCCTCGACAACGGTGATGACACCTTCACGCCGCTGCCGGATGTCTACGCCACGCTCGCCCGCCAGGGCAGCAGCTATGTGGTAGCGCTGCGCGACCGCAGCACGGCCACCTTTAGCGCCGACGGCCTGCTGACCAAGCGCACCGATGCCCAGGGCCGCGATCAGAACCTGACCTACGCCACTGGGCGGCTCGACCGCGTCACCGATGCGGCCAGTGGGCGCTTCCTCAGCTTCGCCTACACCGAGGCGGCGGGCCAGCAGCGCCTGCACACCGTGACCGACAGCGCCGGGCGCAGCATCACCTATGGCTATAGTGACACCGGCGATCTCTCGACCGTGACCGACCTGCGCGGCGGGATCACGACCTATACCTATAGCAACGGCAGTGTGCCAAGCGATGATCGGCATCTGCTCACGGGGATCATTGACCCGCTGGGCATCCCCCAGCTGACCAATATCTACGATCAGCGGCATCGGGTGAAGCTGCAGCGCCTCGCGAATGGCCAGCGCACCATCTTCACCTATCGCCATGGCGCAGCGGATGGGGCCGCGTCGACGGTCTGGGATACCGAGGTCGCCACGGCGTCTGGGCAGCCGCCCGCGAAGATCACGGCGGAGCCAGCGGCTGAGGCCAGTCGGTCGACCCGCATGTCCTTCGCGGCGAAGACGGTCTACTTCCCCTTGATCATGCAGGA
This Chloroflexia bacterium SDU3-3 DNA region includes the following protein-coding sequences:
- a CDS encoding RHS repeat protein — encoded protein: MFTLHPVNTFTGSLYERFTDLSVPTSGQSLTLSRSYSSLLTQPALLADGMLSPGWRHNFDERLTFADQPGGEAGMVIYETASSSRLRFLDNGDDTFTPLPDVYATLARQGSSYVVALRDRSTATFSADGLLTKRTDAQGRDQNLTYATGRLDRVTDAASGRFLSFAYTEAAGQQRLHTVTDSAGRSITYGYSDTGDLSTVTDLRGGITTYTYSNGSVPSDDRHLLTGIIDPLGIPQLTNIYDQRHRVKLQRLANGQRTIFTYRHGAADGAASTVWDTEVATASGQPPAKITAEPAAEASRSTRMSFAAKTVYFPLIMQDETAIPADADIQIDHYRLDGTLEYQERGGQITSYVTYDASGTPTTIVDGAMVNDVPLATTVSNNRVGQPLQVVNASGHTTTATYRSDNQISTFRGADSILNSATYDARGNLAAVMQIANSAMRLTTAYTYTTDNRVQEVKDAAGIRTRYAYDTLGQLTDVTVGYGT